One genomic window of Peromyscus eremicus unplaced genomic scaffold, PerEre_H2_v1 PerEre#2#unplaced_666, whole genome shotgun sequence includes the following:
- the LOC131901923 gene encoding uncharacterized protein LOC131901923 yields MKEFIFKFSGLICSTAALVFEIILANSQCWRLWEFNNEVVQFVSIGLWDAYYTQEFNISGSMTRMLVHTPLNSTWNESSEFQYLQLLIAWAILMKLLVLIFTSVAIKISCLDDPFIEIQLFCYKMSAIILAVSSIFTLVTVTLNHLVDMYGQTTLDFPPDFPVKKEDIIKKHCTTVFPMGVLTATMSLFGVILFLYEMISLTEQSQVKAQCASNLAAQKV; encoded by the coding sequence ATGAAGGAGTTCATCTTCAAGTTCAGTGGCCTGATTTGCAGTACAGCAGCTTTGGTGTTCGAAATCATCCTTGCAAACAGCCAATGCTGGCGCCTGTGGGAGTTTAACAACGAGGTTGTGCAATTTGTGTCAATTGGACTCTGGGATGCTTATTACACTCAGGAATTTAACATCTCTGGGTCTATGACTAGGATGTTGGTTCACACCCCTCTCAATTCAACCTGGAACGAGTCATCGGAATTTCAGTATTTACAACTCCTGATAGCGTGGGCCATTTTGATGAAACTCCTAGTCCTGATTTTCACTTCAGTGGCCATTAAGATCAGCTGTCTGGATGACCCATTCATTGAAATCCAACTGTTTTGCTACAAGATGTCTGCCATAATTTTGGCTGTGAGCAGCATTTTTACACTTGTTACTGTGACCTTGAACCACCTGGTTGACATGTATGGGCAAACCACTCTTGATTTTCCACCTGACTTTCCCGTAAAGAAAGAAGACATTATAAAGAAACACTGCAcaactgtgttcccaatgggtgTCCTGACAGCCACGATGTCACTCTTTGGCGTGATTTTGTTTCTCTATGAGATGATCTCTTTGACAGAACAGAGTCAGGTGAAGGCCCAGTGTGCTTCCAACCTGGCTGCGCAAAAGGTCTGA